The following proteins are encoded in a genomic region of Alteromonadaceae bacterium 2753L.S.0a.02:
- a CDS encoding putative repeat protein (TIGR04052 family), translated as MIDAKLKLTFVNSCNLGMLFLLMTCFGCGQKSQTFDLEFVLQQPNQNVTNVAFYISDVQVYEHSGQAHPVQFQNGQNNNHIALLVLNNKTRQQHLKARVNTTRDLQGLGFTLGVPQALNHHNPLTAVAPLNDSAMFWSWQQGYKFLRIDAEAPQKWAFHLGSTGCRSPSSLRPPETPCDQSNRVQVNLPEYVPGSDVIIVDLTALTAEIAHHQNVNCTMNFNQQKICTALLNTLALDANTGRCVNNCAAQTLFTVK; from the coding sequence ATGATTGATGCCAAGTTGAAACTTACATTCGTAAATAGTTGTAATCTCGGCATGTTGTTCCTTCTAATGACATGCTTCGGCTGCGGCCAGAAATCCCAAACATTCGATCTTGAATTTGTATTACAACAGCCAAACCAAAACGTTACTAACGTCGCATTTTATATAAGTGATGTTCAGGTTTACGAACACAGCGGGCAGGCACACCCAGTGCAGTTTCAAAACGGCCAAAACAATAATCACATCGCTCTACTGGTACTTAATAACAAGACAAGGCAACAACATTTAAAGGCCCGGGTAAACACCACGCGGGATCTTCAAGGCTTGGGATTTACGCTTGGCGTACCGCAAGCTCTCAATCATCACAATCCGCTCACCGCCGTTGCGCCACTCAACGACAGTGCCATGTTTTGGAGCTGGCAACAAGGGTATAAATTTTTACGTATCGATGCTGAAGCACCGCAAAAATGGGCATTTCATTTAGGCAGCACTGGATGTCGCTCCCCCTCATCGCTTCGCCCACCAGAAACGCCCTGCGATCAAAGCAATCGGGTACAAGTAAACTTGCCAGAGTATGTGCCGGGTTCCGACGTGATTATTGTGGATTTAACCGCGTTAACCGCTGAGATTGCGCATCACCAAAACGTTAACTGCACCATGAATTTTAATCAGCAAAAAATCTGCACAGCATTGCTCAACACCCTGGCACTGGACGCTAATACGGGCCGTTGTGTTAACAATTGCGCTGCGCAAACCTTATTTACTGTGAAATGA